The following are encoded together in the Bradysia coprophila strain Holo2 unplaced genomic scaffold, BU_Bcop_v1 contig_94, whole genome shotgun sequence genome:
- the LOC119085262 gene encoding L-dopachrome tautomerase yellow-f2-like produces MWSEFLVIYCVFQNVMSIHSEFDEIFAWKQINYSNLPADKLSNPDYYVAKNNIPFGMARHGDWLYVGFPRRRTGVPSTLNRIQISSASIDRSPPFEAYPNYDLNDIVSTDRSNDKRIVSVYRPAVDACGRLWVVDTGVLEYPTGRVIVQPASIWIFNLTTNDLIRRFEIPQSMIPSGNGMTSITVDVETCDKTFAYINDLFSYSLVVYSFESNSAWRFLHNFFHLDPLYGTFDISNIKFMWRDGIFSIALGARLSNGYRMAYFHSSTSLNEFSVSTQVIRNQSLSTRIYHNDDFKLYGQYEKGFQSNIHVIDDRTGVAFLNLFQQYGVGCFNINRHSSRTIRTNVVQCNRNEMVYPSHLNIDGTRNLWLLTNNVPRFFYSSLNDTEYNFRIWRIAVDDAICIGNCLQV; encoded by the exons ATGTGGTCCGAATTTCTGGTCATTTATTGTGTATTCCAAAATGTGATGTCGATTCATAGTGAATTTGACGAAATATTTGCGTGgaaacaaatcaattattcAAATCTACCAGCGGATAAGT TATCAAATCCCGATTATTATGTGGCAAAGAATAATATTCCATTCGGCATGGCACGTCACGGAGACTGGCTTTATGTCGGGTTTCCGCGCAGAAGAACTGGCGTACCATCGACATTAAATAggattcaaatttcgtcagCGTCCATTGATAGATCCCCTCCATTTGAAGCATATCCAAACTACGATTTGAATGATATAGTT TCTACTGACCGATCAAATGATAAGCGTATCGTATCGGTTTATCGGCCAGCAGTTGACGCTTGTGGTCGTCTTTGGGTCGTTGATACCGGTGTTTTGGAGTATCCTA CTGGGCGAGTGATTGTACAGCCAGCTTCAATATGGATCTTCAACTTAACCACAAACGATTTGATTCGTCGCTTTGAAATCCCCCAATCAATGATTCCGAGTGGAAACGGAATGACCAGCATCACTGTGGACGTTGAGACTTGTGACAAAACGTTTGCCTACATAAACGATCTCTTCTCGTACAGCCTCGTGGTTTATAg TTTTGAGTCGAATTCAGCTTGGAGATTTTTGCACAATTTTTTCCACTTGGATCCGCTGTACGGTACATTCGACATAtcgaacataaaatttatgtgGAGAGATGGCATTTTTTCGATTGCATTGGGCGCTAGGCTGTCGAATGGGTACAGAATGGCATACTTTCATTCGTCAACCAG TCTAAACGAGTTCAGTGTATCCACACAAGTGATAAGGAATCAATCGTTATCGACTCGAATCTACCATAATGACGATTTCAAG CTGTATGGACAATACGAAAAGGGATTCCAATCCAACATTCATGTGATTGATGACCGTACTGGTGTGGCGTTCTTGAATCTATTTCAACAATATGGCGTTGGCTGTTTTAATATCAACCGACATTCGAGTAGAACCATACGAACGAATGTTGTACAAtgtaatcgaaatgaaatggtCTATCCATCCCATTTGAAT ATCGATGGAACTCGAAATCTGTGGTTGTTAACGAACAATGTACCGAGATTTTTCTATAGCAGCTTGAATGACACGGaatacaattttcgaatttggaGGATAGCCGTTGACGATGCCATATGCATAGGTAATTGCTTACAGGTATGA